One Roseomonas gilardii subsp. gilardii genomic region harbors:
- the rplB gene encoding 50S ribosomal protein L2, protein MALKNFNPVTPSLRGTVLVDRSELWKGAPVKQLTEGKKHSGGRNNHGRTTVRFRGGGHKQTYRYVDFKRNAKFGVPATVERLEYDPNRTAWIALLKYQDGELAYIIAPQRLKAGDTVVSDQRADIKPGNAMPLSAIPVGTIIHCIELKPGAGAKMARSAGSYAQLVGKDSGYAQIKLMSGELRLVRAECMASIGAVSNPDNSNQQIGKAGRSRWLGRRPHNRGVVMNPVDHPHGGGEGRTSGGRHPVTPWGKPTKGYKTRTNKRTDNLIVRRRNATKG, encoded by the coding sequence ATGGCATTGAAGAACTTCAATCCGGTCACCCCGTCCCTGCGCGGGACGGTGCTGGTGGACCGGTCCGAGCTGTGGAAGGGCGCGCCCGTCAAGCAGCTGACCGAGGGCAAGAAGCACTCGGGCGGCCGCAACAACCACGGCCGCACCACGGTCCGGTTTCGCGGCGGCGGACACAAGCAGACCTATCGCTACGTGGACTTCAAGCGGAACGCCAAGTTCGGCGTTCCCGCGACGGTCGAGCGGCTGGAGTACGACCCCAACCGCACCGCCTGGATCGCGCTGCTGAAGTACCAGGATGGCGAGCTGGCCTATATCATCGCGCCGCAGCGGCTGAAGGCCGGCGACACGGTGGTGTCCGACCAGCGCGCCGACATCAAGCCGGGCAATGCGATGCCGCTGTCGGCCATTCCGGTCGGCACGATCATCCACTGCATCGAGCTGAAGCCGGGCGCCGGCGCGAAGATGGCCCGTTCCGCGGGTTCCTACGCGCAGCTGGTCGGCAAGGATTCGGGCTATGCCCAGATCAAGCTGATGTCGGGCGAGCTGCGGCTGGTGCGGGCGGAGTGCATGGCCTCGATCGGCGCCGTGTCCAACCCGGACAACAGCAACCAGCAGATCGGCAAGGCCGGTCGCTCCCGCTGGCTGGGCCGCCGTCCGCACAACCGCGGCGTGGTCATGAACCCGGTCGACCACCCGCATGGCGGTGGTGAGGGCCGGACCTCGGGCGGCCGTCACCCGGTCACCCCGTGGGGCAAGCCGACGAAGGGTTACAAGACCCGCACCAACAAGCGGACGGACAATCTGATTGTTCGCCGGCGCAACGCGACGAAGGGCTGA
- the rplC gene encoding 50S ribosomal protein L3 — MAATNGRTGLIAKKLGMTRLFNEDGSTVPVTVLHVDDVRVVSTRTEEKDGYVALQVGAGKAKVKNVSKPNKGHFAKTGVEAPAKLVEFRVAADAVLEAGASLTPSHFVAGQRIDVTATSKGKGFAGAMKRWNFRGLEASHGVSISHRSHGSTGNRQDPGKTFKNKKMAGHLGVERVTTQNLVVAGVDAEKGLLLVKGSVPGAAGAWVMVRDAVKRARHADAPYPA; from the coding sequence ATGGCCGCCACTAACGGCCGCACCGGCCTGATCGCCAAGAAGCTGGGCATGACCCGGCTGTTCAACGAGGACGGTTCGACCGTCCCCGTGACCGTGTTGCATGTCGATGACGTGCGCGTGGTGTCGACCCGCACCGAGGAGAAGGACGGCTATGTCGCCCTTCAGGTCGGTGCCGGGAAGGCGAAGGTGAAGAACGTCTCCAAGCCCAACAAGGGCCACTTCGCGAAGACCGGCGTGGAAGCGCCGGCCAAGCTGGTGGAGTTCCGCGTCGCTGCCGATGCGGTTCTGGAGGCTGGTGCTTCGCTGACGCCGTCGCACTTCGTCGCAGGTCAGCGCATCGACGTGACCGCGACCTCGAAGGGCAAGGGCTTCGCCGGTGCGATGAAGCGCTGGAACTTCCGTGGTCTCGAGGCGTCGCACGGCGTGTCGATCAGCCACCGCTCGCACGGCTCCACGGGCAACCGCCAGGATCCGGGCAAGACCTTCAAGAACAAGAAGATGGCCGGCCATCTCGGTGTCGAGCGCGTCACCACCCAGAACCTGGTGGTGGCGGGTGTCGATGCGGAGAAGGGGCTGCTGCTGGTCAAGGGCTCCGTGCCCGGCGCCGCGGGGGCCTGGGTGATGGTTCGCGACGCGGTGAAGCGCGCGCGCCACGCCGACGCGCCCTATCCGGCGTAA
- a CDS encoding 50S ribosomal protein L23 translates to MGRERMYQVVLAPLVTEKATALNEQGQVTFKVALEATKPEIKAAVEGLFGVTVKAVNTVVVKGKTKRFKGRPGVRSDWKKAMVKLGEGQSIDLTTGLA, encoded by the coding sequence ATCGGGCGCGAGCGGATGTACCAGGTCGTGCTGGCGCCGCTGGTGACGGAGAAGGCGACCGCCCTGAACGAGCAGGGCCAGGTGACCTTCAAGGTGGCGCTCGAGGCGACGAAGCCCGAGATCAAGGCCGCCGTGGAGGGCCTGTTCGGTGTGACGGTGAAGGCCGTGAACACCGTGGTGGTCAAGGGCAAGACGAAGCGCTTCAAGGGTCGTCCCGGGGTGCGCTCGGACTGGAAGAAGGCGATGGTCAAGCTCGGCGAGGGCCAGTCCATCGACCTCACGACGGGGCTCGCGTAA
- the rpsL gene encoding 30S ribosomal protein S12 translates to MPTINQLIAQGREPKPSRNKVPALQGCPQKRGVCTRVYTTTPKKPNSALRKVAKVRLTNGYEVVSYIPGEGHNLQEHSVVLIRGGRVKDLPGVRYHILRGVLDTQGIAKRRQRRSLYGAKRPK, encoded by the coding sequence ATGCCGACGATCAACCAGCTCATCGCCCAGGGGCGCGAGCCGAAGCCGAGCCGCAACAAGGTTCCTGCGCTGCAGGGCTGCCCGCAGAAGCGGGGTGTTTGCACTCGCGTCTACACCACCACGCCGAAGAAGCCGAACTCCGCGCTCCGTAAGGTGGCGAAGGTCCGTCTGACCAACGGCTACGAGGTGGTGAGCTACATCCCCGGTGAGGGGCATAATCTGCAGGAGCACTCGGTGGTCCTGATCCGTGGTGGCCGCGTGAAGGACCTTCCGGGCGTGCGCTACCACATCCTGCGCGGCGTGCTGGATACGCAGGGCATCGCGAAGCGTCGCCAGCGTCGTTCGCTCTACGGCGCGAAGCGTCCGAAGTAA
- the rpsS gene encoding 30S ribosomal protein S19 — MARSVWKGPFVDGYLLNKADAARASGRNEIIKIWSRRSTILPQFVGLTFGVYNGKKFIPVQVNENMVGHKFGEFSPTRTFTGHSADKKAKRG, encoded by the coding sequence ATGGCTCGCAGTGTTTGGAAGGGGCCGTTCGTTGACGGCTACCTGCTCAACAAGGCGGATGCGGCGCGTGCGTCGGGGCGGAACGAGATCATCAAGATCTGGAGCCGCCGCAGCACGATCCTTCCGCAGTTCGTCGGCCTGACCTTCGGGGTCTACAACGGGAAGAAGTTCATCCCGGTGCAGGTCAACGAGAACATGGTCGGCCACAAGTTCGGCGAATTCTCGCCGACGCGGACCTTCACCGGCCACTCGGCCGACAAGAAGGCGAAGCGGGGCTGA
- the rplD gene encoding 50S ribosomal protein L4 codes for MQVKVITLDNGQAGEIELPEELFGATPRSDIMARVVHWQLAKRRAGTHKVKGMGEVSGTTKKPYRQKGTGNARQGSLRAPQFRTGGVVHGPVVRDHGYSLNKKVRRLGLISALSQKAKDGKLVVIDVPAEAAKTAQLAKQVKALGWTSALVVDATPAEGFVRAARNLPKVQVMPTVGANVYDILNHDILAVTRAGVEALKERLA; via the coding sequence ATGCAAGTGAAGGTTATCACTCTCGATAACGGCCAAGCCGGTGAGATCGAGCTGCCGGAGGAGCTCTTCGGAGCCACTCCGCGGTCCGACATCATGGCGCGCGTGGTGCACTGGCAGCTCGCGAAGCGACGTGCGGGTACCCACAAGGTGAAGGGCATGGGGGAGGTCTCCGGGACCACCAAGAAGCCCTATCGCCAGAAGGGGACCGGCAATGCCCGTCAGGGTTCGCTCCGTGCGCCGCAGTTCCGCACCGGTGGCGTCGTGCATGGTCCGGTGGTCCGTGACCACGGCTACAGCCTGAACAAGAAGGTCCGTCGCCTGGGCCTGATCTCGGCGCTGAGCCAGAAGGCCAAGGACGGCAAGCTCGTCGTGATCGACGTGCCGGCCGAGGCGGCCAAGACCGCGCAGCTGGCCAAGCAGGTCAAGGCGCTGGGCTGGACGAGCGCGCTGGTGGTCGATGCGACCCCGGCCGAGGGCTTCGTGCGCGCCGCGCGCAACCTGCCCAAGGTCCAGGTCATGCCGACGGTCGGGGCCAACGTGTACGACATCCTCAACCACGACATCCTCGCGGTGACGCGGGCCGGGGTCGAGGCGCTGAAGGAGCGGCTGGCGTGA
- the rplV gene encoding 50S ribosomal protein L22, producing the protein MSKPKHERRLGETEAMATTRNIRVSPRKLNLAAGLIRGKKAQDAVAILTFSKFRITDTVKKTLESAIANAENNHQLDVDRLVVSRAEVGRAVVMKRFHARGRGRSSRVEKWFSHITIVVAEQQVAETAPQQEAA; encoded by the coding sequence ATGAGCAAGCCGAAGCATGAGCGTCGCCTCGGTGAGACCGAGGCCATGGCGACCACCCGGAACATCCGGGTCTCGCCGCGCAAGCTGAACCTGGCCGCCGGCCTGATCCGTGGCAAGAAGGCGCAGGACGCGGTGGCGATCCTGACCTTCTCCAAGTTCCGGATCACCGACACGGTCAAGAAGACGCTGGAGAGCGCGATCGCGAACGCGGAGAACAACCACCAGCTGGACGTGGACCGTCTGGTGGTGTCCCGCGCCGAGGTCGGCCGCGCTGTTGTCATGAAGCGCTTCCATGCGCGTGGCCGTGGGCGGTCCTCGCGCGTCGAGAAGTGGTTCAGCCACATCACCATCGTGGTGGCGGAGCAGCAGGTGGCCGAGACCGCGCCGCAGCAGGAGGCCGCGTAA
- the rpsJ gene encoding 30S ribosomal protein S10, whose product MADAQNIRIRLKAFDHRVLDGSTREIVNTAKRTGARVRGPIPLPTHIERFTVNRSPHVDKKSREQFEIRTHRRLLDIVDPTPQTVDALMKLDLASGVDVEIKI is encoded by the coding sequence GTGGCTGACGCGCAAAACATCCGCATCCGCCTCAAGGCGTTCGATCACCGCGTGCTGGATGGCAGCACGCGGGAGATCGTGAACACCGCGAAGCGGACCGGCGCGCGGGTGCGGGGCCCGATCCCCCTGCCCACGCATATCGAGCGGTTCACCGTGAATCGCTCCCCGCACGTGGACAAGAAGTCGCGCGAGCAGTTCGAGATCCGGACTCATCGCCGCCTTCTGGACATCGTCGACCCCACCCCGCAGACCGTGGACGCGCTGATGAAGCTCGACCTCGCCTCGGGCGTGGACGTCGAGATCAAGATCTGA
- the rpsG gene encoding 30S ribosomal protein S7, translated as MSRRHSAEKREVLPDPKFGDIVLSRFMNVLMYDGKKSTAEGIVYAAMDTLKRRAGANADPLRVFHEAMDNVKPAVEVRSRRVGGATYQVPVEVRPERRQALAIRWLIESARKRGESTMEERLSGELMDAANNRGAAVKKREDTHRMAEANKAFSHYRW; from the coding sequence ATGTCTCGTCGTCACAGCGCAGAGAAGCGCGAAGTCCTGCCGGACCCGAAGTTCGGCGACATCGTCCTCAGCCGTTTCATGAACGTGCTGATGTATGATGGCAAGAAGAGCACCGCCGAGGGCATCGTCTATGCGGCGATGGATACGCTGAAGCGCCGCGCTGGCGCGAATGCGGACCCCCTGCGCGTGTTCCATGAGGCGATGGATAACGTGAAGCCGGCTGTCGAGGTGCGTTCGCGCCGCGTCGGCGGTGCCACGTACCAGGTGCCGGTGGAGGTTCGTCCGGAGCGCCGTCAGGCCCTGGCGATCCGCTGGCTGATCGAGTCCGCGCGCAAGCGCGGCGAGAGCACGATGGAGGAGCGCCTCTCCGGCGAGCTGATGGACGCGGCCAACAACCGCGGCGCCGCCGTGAAGAAGCGTGAGGACACCCACCGGATGGCCGAAGCCAACAAGGCTTTCAGCCACTACCGCTGGTAA
- the tuf gene encoding elongation factor Tu produces the protein MAKAKFERTKPHCNIGTIGHVDHGKTSLTAAITKVLAKQGGASFTAYDQIDKAPEERARGITISTAHVEYETANRHYAHVDCPGHADYVKNMITGAAQMDGAILVVSAADGPMPQTREHILLARQVGVPALVVFLNKMDLADPDLVELVEMEVRELLSSYQFPGDDIPIIKGSAVAALEDKTPEIGEQAILKLMEEVDRYIPQPERPKDLPFLMPIEDVFSISGRGTVVTGRVERGIVKVGEEVEIVGLKDTVKTTVTGVEMFRKLLDSGEAGDNIGALLRGTKREDVERGQVLAKPGSITPHTKFKAEAYILTKEEGGRHTPFFTNYRPQFYFRTTDVTGVVKLPEGVEMVMPGDNVAMEVELIAPIAMDQGLRFAIREGGRTVGAGVVASIEK, from the coding sequence ATGGCGAAGGCGAAGTTCGAGCGGACGAAGCCGCACTGCAACATCGGCACGATCGGGCACGTTGACCACGGCAAGACGTCGCTGACGGCGGCGATCACGAAGGTGCTGGCGAAGCAGGGTGGTGCGTCGTTCACGGCGTATGACCAGATCGACAAGGCGCCGGAGGAGCGTGCGCGCGGGATCACGATCTCGACGGCGCATGTGGAGTACGAGACGGCGAACCGGCATTACGCGCACGTGGACTGCCCTGGCCACGCGGACTACGTGAAGAACATGATCACGGGTGCTGCGCAGATGGACGGCGCGATCCTGGTGGTGTCGGCGGCCGACGGTCCGATGCCGCAGACGCGGGAGCACATCCTGCTGGCGCGGCAGGTGGGCGTTCCGGCGCTGGTGGTGTTCCTGAACAAGATGGACCTGGCGGACCCTGACCTGGTGGAGCTGGTGGAGATGGAGGTGCGCGAGCTGCTGTCCTCCTACCAGTTCCCGGGCGATGACATCCCCATCATCAAGGGTTCGGCGGTCGCGGCGCTGGAAGACAAGACGCCGGAGATCGGCGAGCAGGCGATCCTGAAGCTGATGGAGGAGGTGGACCGCTACATCCCGCAGCCGGAGCGTCCGAAGGACCTGCCGTTCCTGATGCCGATCGAGGACGTGTTCTCGATCTCGGGGCGCGGCACGGTGGTGACGGGACGCGTGGAGCGGGGCATCGTGAAGGTGGGCGAGGAAGTCGAGATCGTGGGCCTGAAGGACACGGTCAAGACGACGGTGACGGGTGTGGAGATGTTCCGCAAGCTGCTGGACAGCGGCGAGGCGGGGGACAACATCGGCGCGCTGCTGCGTGGCACGAAGCGTGAGGACGTGGAGCGCGGGCAGGTGCTGGCCAAGCCCGGCTCGATCACGCCGCACACGAAGTTCAAGGCCGAGGCCTATATCCTGACCAAGGAAGAGGGTGGCCGGCACACGCCGTTCTTCACGAACTACCGTCCGCAGTTCTACTTCCGCACGACCGACGTGACGGGCGTGGTGAAGCTGCCGGAAGGGGTGGAGATGGTGATGCCGGGCGACAACGTGGCGATGGAGGTCGAGCTGATCGCCCCGATCGCCATGGACCAGGGCCTGCGCTTCGCCATCCGTGAGGGTGGCCGCACCGTCGGCGCCGGCGTCGTCGCCTCCATCGAGAAGTGA